Sequence from the Ancylothrix sp. D3o genome:
GAGATCGATGGATATGGTTTTGGACTCTAATTTTAAAAACTGCCAAATTGTGCCAATGGTAATTACTCCATAAATTGCTTTAAGGTGATCCGCGAGTTTTTTGATGATAATTTATTTGATAAGCTTTTGGGGAATTAAGTAAGTTACTGCTAAAGGAAACAGTTGGGGTGTTGGGTTGGCAAATCGAGAACGAATAGCTGCTGTTTCCTGTTCAATTTCGCCTGGTATCTGTTCAATTCTTAATTTTAAGCTGTTGACATTTCGCTCAAATTGTGCTTTTTCGTCAGTATTAAATAATTCCAATTGCTTAAATTCTGGTTGCTTCAATTCTTGCTCAATACTGCGCTGTAATTCAGTTAAAATCGCTGTAATATCCGCAACTTCTTTATCAGCACGATTTTGTAAATCTCGTTGTAAACTCGCAGTTCTGTCATTCATCCGCGCCTGCAAGCTTTTCAGTAAATCCTCAGCATAATTTGGCCAAATATTTGCTAATTTTTGCTTAATATTATCCGGCGCTTCTTTTGGTAATACTGCACTTAAAGCTACTTGTAATTGCATAACTTTTAGACGAGTGAATTTACCATCTTTTAGCACTCCACCGGCTGTAATTACTTCTTCATGTAAACGCTGTTGATCACTACCTAAAATCACCAATCGGCCATAGGCTACTACCGCCGGTGTTTCCAAGCCAGAATTTCCAGAAACTACCCTCGCAGTCACACGATGTAAACCTTTCTTTTCACCCCCAGCCCAAACTTCTGCCCGTAGCAAACGTAAACACATTTGTACTAAACGATGATTCAAATGGGCTAATACTAAATCATCGCGCCCTTGGGATAATTCTGGATCAAAAACAATCGGTCGAATTTCTTTTGTATGAGGATGGGCTAACCCTTCACTACACACAGCCCAACTGCTTTTTAATGGTGGTAAATAAAAGGCTTTCCCCCCTAAATCTTTTATTTCAGCTTCGATTAATGGTGGCTGTTCTGCTAATTCCAATCCAATTTTTACTACGGTTTCAATATTATCAGGCGTTAACCGTAAATTCTGCCGAGTTTCGTTTAACTGTTCCCGCAATTTATCAATTTGTTCTCTCACCTTCCGCTCAAATTTTAACATCCGACGTACAGGTTCCGATTCTCCTTCTGCTTTGCTAGTATCCAAAGTAGCCCGATATCCTAACATCGCTTCTTCTACTTGTTGAGCAATTACCGGCCCAACTTTACCTAAATCTTCTCTAATATTATTAACTTTTAATGCCGCCCGCATCAAGAATTCTAAATCACCTTCTAATTCTCCGGGTTTAGCTCCTGATACTGAATTTTGTTGATAATTTTTACCGACAAAATGATATACTAAAACTTCGTTGGCTTTTTGTCCGTGCCGGTCAATTCTTCCATTCCGCTGTTCCATCCGGTTGGGGTTCCAGGGAATTTCATAATGTATTAATTTTGAGCAATAATTTTGTAAATCTAACCCTTCAGATGCTGCATCCGTTGCTAGTAGAATTCGCACTGGGGAAATATCTGGGTTAGCTTGGAAAGCAGCTTTTACTTTTTCTCTATCTTCCGAAGCCATCCCACCATAAAGGGTCATCAATCTTTCCCCCTCTACCAGTTTTTCTGCTGCCAATAAGTTATACAGCCATTTTTGGGTAGCCCGATATTCGGTGAATATAATTACGCGCTCATTTGACCATTTACCATCCGGTTTAATATGAGTAAAAATCCAGTTTAATAACTCTTTGGCTTTGGCATCTGGTCGTTTAGCTGCATCATCAGCCCATTGTCGCATTTCTTGTAATAGTTGTTGTTCTTCCCCCGAAAGTTGGCGAAATAACCGGCTAGTGTTTG
This genomic interval carries:
- the drmD gene encoding DISARM system SNF2-like helicase DrmD produces the protein MSFTRAVPELGQLVKVRSRQYVVTDIRPSAIPANPLVRGTDRPENLVTLSSIEDDALGEELQVVWELEPEASVRERMELPQPTGFDEPAKLDAFLDAVRWGAASTADIRTLQSPFRSGIDIEDYQLDPVVRAIQMPRVNLLIADDVGLGKTIEAGLVAQELTIRHRCRRILIICPSALQIQWRDQMRDKFGLDFRIVDSNLMKELRRSRGIHVNPWQHFPRLITSIDFIKRDRPLRLFRELLPAEGEPLYPRRFDLLIVDEAHNVAPSGGGKYAVDSLRTATIRLLVPHFEHKLFLTATPHNGYPESFTALLELLDSQRFARGVSPDHKQLQVVMVRRLKQEMQNWDGSPLFPVRKLEPILVDYPTAERRAHTALKRYTELRCKGVADNTEKYATEFVLKLLKKRLFSSPEAFATTLAQHEQSLTNARRRTTTLSRPTEGILRRQLEQVEEEFADDAIYEETTDEAITNTSRLFRQLSGEEQQLLQEMRQWADDAAKRPDAKAKELLNWIFTHIKPDGKWSNERVIIFTEYRATQKWLYNLLAAEKLVEGERLMTLYGGMASEDREKVKAAFQANPDISPVRILLATDAASEGLDLQNYCSKLIHYEIPWNPNRMEQRNGRIDRHGQKANEVLVYHFVGKNYQQNSVSGAKPGELEGDLEFLMRAALKVNNIREDLGKVGPVIAQQVEEAMLGYRATLDTSKAEGESEPVRRMLKFERKVREQIDKLREQLNETRQNLRLTPDNIETVVKIGLELAEQPPLIEAEIKDLGGKAFYLPPLKSSWAVCSEGLAHPHTKEIRPIVFDPELSQGRDDLVLAHLNHRLVQMCLRLLRAEVWAGGEKKGLHRVTARVVSGNSGLETPAVVAYGRLVILGSDQQRLHEEVITAGGVLKDGKFTRLKVMQLQVALSAVLPKEAPDNIKQKLANIWPNYAEDLLKSLQARMNDRTASLQRDLQNRADKEVADITAILTELQRSIEQELKQPEFKQLELFNTDEKAQFERNVNSLKLRIEQIPGEIEQETAAIRSRFANPTPQLFPLAVTYLIPQKLIK